A window from Primulina huaijiensis isolate GDHJ02 chromosome 11, ASM1229523v2, whole genome shotgun sequence encodes these proteins:
- the LOC140987406 gene encoding LOW QUALITY PROTEIN: DNA-directed RNA polymerase IV subunit 1-like (The sequence of the model RefSeq protein was modified relative to this genomic sequence to represent the inferred CDS: substituted 1 base at 1 genomic stop codon) — protein MDSDSYIDQQVTSGCLKGVIFNILSEEDAGKISTMVVGTVHEVSDPALGVPNQHNSECLTCGSKLAKECEGHFGLINFPFTILNPYFMSEIAQILSKICPGCKSFRRDKVKENDFASSHQQDTCKYCAKSSKGIYPKMVFKVSSKDVFAKTAIIAEVNEKLGNTSSFKGLPFDYWDIIPKDSTQEQVLQPNRRVLSPSQIYSLLKDVRPRILEALLRRKNSIFLNFLLVTPNSHRVREFGQHITQDETTAMYRKFIDFRGTPNELSARVLDRYKISKLRSEKLSTRQQIYAELSSRNDSAADFSGLKHVKELLLGKRTDHSFRLVVVGDPYIKVDEIGIPIQIAENVLIKDHINLQNWDKLEPCCDLRFFLKGELTIIRNNTLKCIKSKDLLQVGDTVSRPLMDGDIILINRPPSIHQHSLIALSVKVLPINSVLSINPLICSPLRGDFDGDCLHGYAPQSVESRVELTELVALSKQLVNGQSGQNLLSLSHDSLSAAYLILEDGVLLNKVEMQQLQMSCSCLPQLAAIIKPSSNSSFWTGKQLFSLLLPRDFEFYFASDGVHITQGELVTSSHGSSWLRDSRENFFQCLLRHCGEKTLDFLGAAQEVLCEWLSERGLSVSLLDLCLTSDPQSQNNIMDDISSGLQEAEELSYISSLMVDYNQKFLIESSKDSGKILDFQKEHMHVAQQKSEALSQASISAFKKVFRDIQNLVYHYVDHNNSFIAMLKAGSKGNLQKLVQHSMCLGLQHSLVPLSFPMPCHLSCTSWNNQKRHADVTELHGAKELSHSYFPFTVVASSFLSGLNPLECFVLSLTTRDSSFSGHADVSGTLTRKLMFFMRDVVSAYDGTVRNCYGNQIVQFSYCTEDVAAAPSDVLGTSNIGVGGHPVGSLAACAISEAAYSALDQPVSALGPSPLLAIKKVFECGVKKRGGDKSASLFLSRRLARWVNGYEYGALEVKNHLERLYFSDVVSEVRISFSPQTNCSTDASPWVCHFLINKEIVEKRRVRLCSIMDALYMQCYAAEAKPKANLPNLRIVCKECSDAVAHSKSNSRICISVALRERNKKKSYAIDEKNKKRSDLEILRELLVPMLLQTIIKGFPEISKVDILWKDESNNPKGCSGELFLRVSKSEKCDKTKFWSILSNHSLRIRNIIDWDRSHPDDIIDYTDAYGIDIAXQYFVDSLNSAISDTDKSILSEHLIVTANCLSATGNFLPINAKGLAQQRKEANVYSPFTQAFFSNPSECFIKAAKTGQVDRLQGSVDALSWGQTLSIGTGYQFDIVYNGKGHEVSEPADVYCLLRTNLESANQNEKIKLPVKHMSKECNVQRQYFNTKLHKSLPNGKFSAHFSVHEIQKISRSLKRMLQEYAIDCQLSGEDKFTALRALQFHPRWKEKIGTGAMEIKVGRHPKHESRCFVLVRTDETVEDFSYHKCVHHALKLIAPQRAKAYGSKWLNGKT, from the exons ATGGATAGTGACTCGTATATAGATCAGCAAGTTACATCAGGTTGCCTGAAAGGagtaattttcaatattttgtctGAGGAAGATGCC GGAAAAATATCGACCATGGTTGTTGGAACTGTTCATGAAGTGTCGGATCCTGCATTGGGAGTGCCCAATCAGCACAATAGTGAATGCCTTACATGTGGCTCTAAATTAGCCAAGGAATGTGAAG GTCATTTTGGTCTGATCAACTTTCCTTTTACGATCCTGAATCCGTATTTCATGTCTGAAATTGCACAAATTCTAAGTAAAATTTGCCCAGGATGTAAATCTTTTCGGCGTGATAAGGTCAAG GAAAATGATTTTGCATCCAGTCATCAACAAGACACATGCAAATATTGTGCT AAAAGCTCAAAAGGAATTTATCCAAAAATGGTATTTAAAGTATCCTCCAAGGACGTGTTTGCAAAAACTGCAATTATCGCGGAAGTGAATGAAAAACTGGGGAATACGAGCTCTTTCAAGGGTCTGCCTTTTGATTACTGGGATATCATCCCTAAAGATTCAACCCAAGAACAAGTCTTGCAACCGAACAGAAGGGTTTTATCACCATCCCAG ATTTATAGTTTGTTGAAAGATGTTCGGCCAAGGATCCTTGAAGCACTTCTCAGAAGGAAAAATTCTATCTTTCTCAACTTCTTACTTGTCACTCCAAATAGTCATCGAGTGAGAGAATTTGGGCAGCACATAACTCAA GATGAAACTACAGCTATGTACAGAAAGTTTATTGATTTTAGAGGCACACCCAATGAATTAAGTGCTCGTGTTCTGGACCGTTATAAAATTTCCAAG TTGCGCTCTGAAAAATTGTCAACTAGACAACAAATATATGCTGAATTATCATCCAGAAATGATTCTGCAGCGGATTTCTCTgggttaaaacatgtaaaagaATTATTACTTGGAAAACGAACAGATCATTCTTTCCGGTTGGTGGTTGTTGGTGATCCTTATATTAAAGTGGATGAAATTGGTATACCAATTCAAATTGCAGAAAATGTGCTGATCAAGGACCATATAAATCTGCAGAACTGGGATAAGCTAGAACCTTGCTGTGACTTGAGGTTTTTTCTAAAAGGGGAATTGACTATAATTAGAAACAATACACTAAAGTGCATCAAATCTAAGGACCTGTTGCAGGTCGGAGATACTGTGAGCAGGCCTCTAATGGATGGAGATATTATATTGATTAATAGGCCTCCATCAATCCACCAGCACTCTCTTATTGCATTATCTGTCAAAGTACTTCCAATTAACTCTGTTCTCTCCATTAACCCTCTTATATGTTCTCCACTTCGAGGTGATTTTGATGGAGATTGTCTTCATGGTTATGCTCCACAATCAGTTGAGTCTAGAGTTGAGCTTACTGAGCTTGTGGCTTTGAGCAAACAGCTGGTGAATGGACAGAGTGGTCAGAACCTCTTGTCATTAAGTCATGATAGTTTATCTGCTGCTTATTTGATCTTGGAAGATGGAGTTCTCCTGAATAAGGTTGAAATGCAGCAGCTACAAATGTCCTGTTCTTGTCTGCCGCAGTTGGCAGCTATCATCAAGCCTTCATCAAATAGTAGTTTTTGGACTGGAAAACAGCTTTTTAGCCTGCTTTTGCCTAGGGATTTTGAGTTTTATTTTGCATCTGATGGTGTACATATTACTCAAGGAGAGCTTGTAACATCCTCCCATGGATCATCTTGGTTGCGTGATAGTAGGGAAAACTTCTTCCAATGTCTTCTTCGTCATTGTGGGGAAAAAACTCTTGACTTTCTGGGTGCTGCTCAGGAAGTTCTTTGTGAGTGGCTGTCTGAGAGGGGACTGAGTGTTTCATTGTTAGACCTTTGTCTTACATCTGATCCACAGTCTCAGAACAATATCATGGATGATATCTCTTCAGGTCTGCAAGAAGCAGAAGAGCTGTCATACATCAGCTCTTTAATGGTGGATTACAACCAAAAATTTCTCATTGAGAGCTCCAAGGACAGCGGGAAGATTTTGGATTTTCAGAAGGAACACATGCATGTTGCACAGCAGAAGTCTGAAGCCCTTAGCCAAGCTTCTATTTCTGCTTTCAAGAAAGTCTTTAGGGACATACAGAATCTTGTCTATCACTATGTAGATCATAACAATTCATTCATAGCTATGCTGAAGGCTGGTAGCAAGGGTAATCTGCAAAAACTAGTACAGCATAGCATGTGTCTGGGATTACAACATTCTTTGGTTCCATTGTCTTTTCCAATGCCCTGTCATCTGTCTTGTACTTCATGGAACAACCAGAAGAGACATGCTGACGTCACTGAATTGCACGGTGCCAAGGAATTGTCGCACTCGTACTTCCCATTTACTGTGGTCGCTAGTTCTTTTCTATCAGGCTTAAATCCATTAGAATGTTTTGTACTTTCTTTGACAACTCGTGATAGTTCTTTCAGTGGCCATGCTGATGTTTCTGGGACTTTAACAAGAAAGCTTATGTTTTTCATGCGTGATGTAGTCTCTGCATACGATGGAACTGTCAGAAATTGTTACGGGAATCAAATTGTTCAGTTTTCTTATTGCACCGAAGATGTTGCTGCGGCCCCCAGTGATGTTCTTGGTACTTCAAATATTGGGGTAGGTGGACATCCTGTTGGTTCATTGGCTGCTTGCGCCATTTCAGAGGCTGCATACAGTGCTTTAGATCAGCCTGTGAGTGCATTAGGGCCATCACCATTGCTAGCAATAAAG AAAGTTTTTGAATGTGGAGTAAAGAAGAGAGGCGGCGATAAAAGTGCATCACTATTTTTGTCGAGAAGACTTGCAAGATGGGTGAATGGTTATGAATATGGAGCACTAGAAGTCAAGAATCATTTGGAAAGACTGTATTTCTCGGATGTAGTTTCAGAAGTTAGAATAAG TTTCTCCCCGCAGACAAATTGCAGCACTGATGCTAGTCCGTGGGTTTGTCATTTTCTTATAAATAAG GAAATTGTCGAGAAGAGACGAGTAAGATTGTGTTCTATTATGGATGCTCTATATATGCAATGTTATGCAGCTGAAGCAAAACCAAAAGCAAATCTACCCAACTTGCGGATAGTTTGTAA GGAGTGTTCTGATGCTGTTGCTCACTCAAAAAGTAACTCCAGAATCTGCATCTCAGTTGCATTGAGagaaagaaacaaaaagaaatCGTATGCAATTGatgaaaaaaacaagaaaagatCGGACTTGGAAATTCTTCGTGAATTGCTGGTTCCAATGCTTCTTCAAACAATCATCAAAG GATTCCCAGAAATCAGTAAGGTTGATATTTTATGGAAAGATGAATCTAATAATCCCAAAGGCTGTTCAGGAGAACTTTTTTTGCGAGTTTCCAAGTCTGAAAAGTGTGACAAAACTAAATTCTGGAGCATCCTATCAAACCATTCCCTTCGGATAAGAAATATAATTGACTGGGATCGGAGTCATCCAGATGACATAATTGATTATACTGATGCCTATGGAATAGACATTGCATGACAGTATTTTGTCGAT AGTTTAAATTCTGCTATCAGTGACACCGATAAGTCCATCCTTTCTGAGCATCTGATTGTGACTGCCAATTGCCTGTCAGCGACTGGAAATTTTTTGCCCATAAATGCGAAAGGGTTAGCCCAGCAAAGGAAGGAAGCTAATGTTTATTCACCTTTCACCCAAGCCTTCTTCTCG AATCCTAGTgaatgctttattaaagcagCCAAGACGGGACAAGTGGATCGGCTGCAAGGAAGCGTTGATGCATTATCATGGGGACAAACCCTATCGATTGGGACTGGTTATCAATTTGATATTGTATATAATGGCAAG GGACATGAAGTTTCAGAACCTGCTGATGTCTACTGTCTATTGAGGACCAATCTTGAAAGCGCCAACCAAAACGAGAAAATCAAGCTACCAGTGAAGCACATGTCTAAGGAATGTAATGTTCAGCGCCAGTATTTTAACACAAAACTACATAAAAGTTTGCCGAATGGAAAGTTCTCAGCACATTTCTCTGTGCATGAAATACAGAAAATTTCTCGATCATTGAAGCGTATGCTGCAGGA GTATGCTATTGACTGCCAGTTAAGTGGTGAGGACAAGTTTACAGCTCTGAGGGCTCTACAGTTTCATCCACGATGGAAAGAGAAGATTGGGACGGGTGCTATGGAAATAAAG GTGGGTCGTCATCCAAAACATGAATCCCGCTGCTTTGTACTGGTCCGAACAGATGAAACGGTGGAGGACTTCTCGTATCACAAATGCGTGCACCATGCTCTGAAACTAATCGCTCCTCAGAGGGCCAAGGCCTATGGCTCGAAATGGCTAAATGGAAAAACGTAA